In a single window of the Montipora capricornis isolate CH-2021 chromosome 11, ASM3666992v2, whole genome shotgun sequence genome:
- the LOC138022754 gene encoding trichohyalin-like isoform X1 — protein sequence MESTSIVNGKSDSVLSLCTFCNNSTEGLEKKLFAKEQTKGPFFPILAKLQGSNTKLDLLGRAVVCGACFHHLLRQWSSYERRGIPIRKREYKVITDDSINNYQGRREEEIRREIELKIKEIQNREDLIRQQAEQRFENYRQRQDEIRREAEERLFEEQNRADKLKKETIEKLKLEQLKEDELRRQAEKRIQEEKEKRDYIRQEAERLLREERLLGSLRTKQETQPSNGELAQQYRTEVIIPAGETNKGRSPLKEVELIRVEPDAEMAGVISERELSARSKSRKMMVFDPETGCYRKKSEIEDEEALAPEIKSNRVEYQFRIGSDEAETGQTETTSEDIPVFQGSVTTERSIMVNGKNRSKGQEGISEDDLKKGGDPMTENSEEQKKKSAKEPSERKRTTRAMSDESLEEKIREMEKRRERLLLRGLSFEAKESPSESPDKEDDSPRGEPDSPRSLGEDGSKKKRSRSERNKRRLTAEKLSRTKSEDDVLDGSRSSSSNDKAPKIDNKEETFTIQLNNTSKKIENKEETLTIQLNQTENPDEVFVKQEKPVEAGLVDLMTWDDDSTDGRSSPQKDPPEAFRKRADSTDGETFPKPINLVEIEAPITVTEKEKVQNAPVNNMDIDNDDDEDSDLPAQIIESISTWDNKARASNTADEDRKRREKEHEERKRRIEENQRRAAQELKAKKHASVEVNEKEGSEEPFSEMTMKEKRRSLVDMWESFSEAQTQVTSFQEDEIVPQKRSRKILERDNRTISFDPTGEDDGEERGEVDITEAMSSSRPVVVESNEKLTDEEQRWESAEKFQPGRLQKTVFHGMTESAPVIEESNAKPHKGPSRYDWMKGESYADQEALVPTKLKLGLQSNQETQEIPRKSPVQSSSPQPVQMVTKTEDQDSESSSEESESGSESPSESESKEERKPRIDTDEYHKLTEEEKQWESAGHFQPKKLNIALMSSFQQTPTDDGGFRPAPRKTQEGYSAVPKNAPDASPLEQVTVSNKPQSKMIEVEKISPVLEVKAETQPVQMVTKTEDQDAESSCEESESGSESSSESESKEERKPRIDTDEYHKLTEDEKQWESAGHFQPKKLNIALMSSFQQAPTDEGGFRPAPRKTQEGSRAVPKKAPDASPLEQVTVPNKPQSKMIEVEKISPVHEVKAETQPVQMVTKTEDQDAESSSEESESGSESSSESESKEERKPRIDTDEYHKLTEDEKQWESAGHFQPKKLNIALMSSFQQAPTDEGGFRPAHRKTQEGSRAIPKKAPDASPLEQVTVPIDPQRKMVEVEKISPVHEVKAETQPEAFVSNEESESEEEIPGWRKVEEQRRKQEKEEIERAKLEEKLRMEREAMEEDKKDQSDSSDDEFEAKVRTKEIRRINPNLLVQFLTGDEKEPEKPAKLVKLKTEDAGVESSSSDESEDEEEGEEMEEQSQEPRPVEDEYEEKVKSRQIGKLRIDNSPFFQAREDTSEVSQGSKIVLQKDPIVQKVAGSVAESAPPADFDVRRGYANEPDIDSGDGSSEEESDSGDDVPEWRKIEEKRRKQEQEEIERAKLEEQRRREREAVESENEDTEPLDDEFEAKVRTKEIRKINPNVLFQFMGQAGEKENPSSFKREEKEAVEVVQVKDETTSSSEESDADDDKEKAVAGEEDVYETKVKSGQVRKLVLNNSPFYQMTTKEEPQMIDRRFEAKIKIPEPIVQEEALVQVVDDKVVESEPDILFQEPQEGGEYEVKVKSRAVRKLSEDQFGFLRKQEEDERRKSLEKERLKAEREEREMLRKEEERRRRLEAEARAKEEEKILKEEELKRQKQKEKDRKEEERKRKIEEAERVRREEEERVRREEEEEQMRLEEMRRQKLEAKKKFESGVFDEVSVNHTEKDIYSVRRLDSNIFLQFQKTSSEEPKQKSKGKSKEKKENKIPEPETETVVVTSVDLIETSPYDERFDIGPSEDLEYEEKRKKVGKLDKDWFMKQQERQAEEQHLRTRELEEQRLREEKNEMLRVKQEKSHGEGHEPNSEALEKSGSEKTRNKLSNDNFGRGEKDEKVEKKKSRKKKDKSKKEKKSKSKSSEDGSDFVPVHQDEETAHLKMRLQRERDESELLRQEEERRQLAIEEEQYTDDKPKSVGKLNQQQFLMFQQKPPTFKESKKSENVEEIVQVQSHSNVESAPVNIDEALEKEDAEYELKINKGKKLDVDKYLSWRSQEALEGEKRKKKLAEERVRQEQEELAKLRAEEKKRLMKKQEPVDEEYDDEDIGDHQKLELDLERPEEDKADKRVSVGRLPDHFRSTFEGDTSKKDKSGSRRKSDKNKDSKSQQSDSQSKSSRSSSYDSLSYACHDRDLNGAVSPRENEPLEETSTDRSDSNKDAQLKDRPIESSATEEKPVPKKLGLTMFAAFEKSDLTSDVKLRRAKSEKKVRPKSVGNVDLLLWKDDGIIPSSSGSSKKEKKTGSLPRPKSIAF from the exons acGATTCCATTAACAATTATCAGGGTCGTCGAGAAGAAGAGATACGAAGAGAGATCGAATTGAAGataaaagaaatccaaaatcgCGAGGATTTAATTCGTCAGCAAGCCGAACAAAGATTCGAAAACTACCGACAACGTCAGGACGAAATACGAAGAGAAGCCGAAGAAAGGCTTTTCGAAGAACAAAATAGGGCTGACAAGTTGAAAAAGGaaacgatagaaaaattgaaattagagCAACTAAAAGAAGATGAGTTGAGACGACAGGCGGAGAAGCGTATCCaggaggaaaaggaaaaacgaGATTATATCCGTCAAGAAGCTGAGAGGTTGCTAAGGGAGGAGAGGTTGTTAGGATCCCTGAGGACAAAACAGGAAACCCAGCCTTCAAACGGTGAATTGGCTCAACAATATAGGACTGAGGTTATTATTCCAGCAGGGGAAACCAATAAGGGTAGATCACCTTTGAAGGAAGTTGAATTGATCCGGGTAGAACCAGACGCAGAGATGGCAGGTGTCATTAGCGAGAGAGAGCTAAGCGCAAGGAGCAAGAGCCGTAAAATGATGGTGTTCGACCCAGAAACAGGGTGTTACAGGAAAAAGTCAGAAATTGAAGATGAGGAGGCCTTAGCACCCGAGATTAAATCCAACAGAGTAGAATATCAGTTTCGTATTGGCTCTGACGAGGCCGAGACTGGACAAACCGAAACAACATCCGAGGACATTCCAGTGTTTCAGGGATCAGTGACAACAGAGCGCAGTATTATGGTAAATGGTAAAAACAGATCGAAAGGCCAAGAAGGAATTAGCGAAGATGATCTCAAAAAGGGTGGGGATCCTATGACTGAAAATTCTGAAGAACAGAAGAAGAAATCTGCAAAGGAACCATCGGAAAGAAAGAGGACGACTCGAGCTATGTCAGATGAATCGTTGGAAGAAAAGATACGAGAAATGGAGAAGCGGAGAGAGCGACTGTTACTTCGTGGACTGTCTTTTGAGGCAAAGGAGAGCCCATCAGAATCTCCTGACAAAGAGGACGATTCCCCACGAGGTGAGCCCGACAGTCCACGAAGCTTAGGCGAAGATGGTTCGAAGAAGAAACGAAGTCGAAGTGAACGAAATAAACGGAGACTAACGGCCGAAAAGTTGAGCCGGACAAAGAGTGAAGACGATGTGTTGGATGGAAGCCGGAGCAGCTCAAGTAACGATAAG GCTCCAAAGATAGATAACAAGGAAGAAACTTTCACGATCCAGTTAAATAACACCTCAAAAAAGATAGAAAACAAAGAGGAAACTTTAACAATACAGTTGAATCAAACCGAGAACCCAGATGAAGTGTTCGTAAAACAGGAAAAACCGGTCGAAGCAGGTCTGGTAGACTTAATGACCTGGGATGACGACTCTACAGATGGTCGATCCTCGCCTCAGAAGGATCCGCCCGAGGCGTTCAGAAAGAGGGCGGACAGTACTGACGGGGAAACGTTTCCAAAGCCGATCAATctagtggagatagaggctcccaTTACAGTTACCGAGAAAGAGAAAGTACAGAATGCACCTGTAAACAATATGGAcatcgataatgatgatgatgaa GATTCCGACCTGCCTGCTCAAATCATTGAGTCAATCTCGACTTGGGACAACAAAGCGCGCGCAAGCAACACTGCGGATGAAGACCGCAAACGCCGTGAGAAAGAACACGAGGAAAGAAAGCGGAGGATAGAAGAAAACCAGCGTAGAGCCGCTCAAGAGCTAAAGGCGAAGAAACATGCCAGCGTTGAGgtaaatgaaaaggaaggaagcgAGGAACCTTTTTCGGAGATGACGATGAAAGAAAAGCGTCGCTCATTGGTTGATATGTGGGAATCGTTCAGTGAGGCCCAAACACAAGTCACTTCCTTTCAGGAGGATGAGATTGTGCCACAAAAACGAAGCAGAAAAATACTAGAACGAGATAACAGAACAATATCG TTTGATCCAACAGGGGAAGACGACGGAGAGGAACGGGGCGAGGTCGATATAACGGAGGCAATGAGCTCGAGTCGACCGGTTGTTGTAGAGAGCAACGAGAAACTAACCGACGAAGAACAAAGATGGGAGAGCGCTGAAAAATTTCAACCAGGACGACTGCAGAAAACTGTGTTTCATGGCATGACCGAATCGGCTCCAGTGATTGAAGAATCGAATGCAAAACCTCACAAAGGACCAAGTCGATATGATTGGATGAAGGGAGAAAGTTACGCGGACCAAGAAGCGCTGGTGCCGACCAAACTTAAGCTAGGTTTGCAGAGTAACCAAGAAACCCAGGAGATACCAAG GAAAAGTCCAGTTCAATCAAGTTCACCCCAG CCAGTACAGATGGTGACGAAGACGGAAGACCAGGATTCAGAAAGCAGCAGCGAGGAAAGCGAGAGCGGAAGTGAAAGCCCAAGCGAGAGCGAAAGCAAAGAGGAGAGAAAACCACGCATAGACACAGACGAATATCACAAACTGACGGAAGAAGAGAAACAGTGGGAAAGTGCTGGACATTTTCAACCAAAAAAGCTGAATATTGCTCTAATGTCAAGTTTTCAACAAACCCCAACAGATGATGGAGGCTTTAGGCCAGCGCCTAGAAAGACGCAGGAAGGTTATAGCGCTGTACCCAAGAATGCCCCTGACGCCAGCCCCTTGGAACAGGTGACTGTATCGAATAAGCCGCAAAGCAAGATGATTGAAGTCGAAAAAATTAG CCCTGTTCTTGAAGTGAAAGCTGAAACACAG CCAGTACAGATGGTGACGAAGACGGAAGACCAGGATGCAGAAAGCAGCTGCGAGGAAAGCGAGAGCGGAAGTGAAAGCTCAAGCGAGAGCGAAAGCAAAGAGGAGAGAAAACCACGCATAGACACAGACGAATATCACAAACTGACGGAAGATGAGAAACAGTGGGAAAGTGCTGGACATTTTCAACCAAAAAAGCTGAATATTGCTCTAATGTCAAGTTTTCAACAAGCCCCAACAGATGAAGGAGGCTTTAGGCCAGCGCCTAGAAAGACGCAGGAAGGTTCTCGCGCTGTACCCAAGAAAGCCCCTGACGCCAGCCCCTTGGAACAGGTGACTGTACCGAATAAGCCGCAAAGCAAGATGATTGAAGTCGAAAAAATTAG cCCTGTTCATGAAGTGAAAGCTGAAACACAG CCAGTACAGATGGTGACGAAGACGGAAGACCAGGATGCAGAAAGCAGCAGCGAGGAAAGCGAGAGCGGAAGTGAAAGCTCAAGCGAGAGCGAAAGCAAAGAGGAGAGAAAACCACGCATAGACACAGACGAATATCACAAACTGACGGAAGATGAGAAACAGTGGGAAAGTGCTGGACATTTTCAACCAAAAAAGCTGAATATTGCTCTAATGTCAAGTTTTCAACAAGCCCCAACAGATGAAGGAGGCTTTAGGCCAGCGCATAGAAAGACGCAGGAAGGTTCTCGCGCTATACCTAAGAAAGCCCCTGACGCCAGCCCCTTGGAACAGGTGACTGTACCGATTGATCCGCAAAGGAAGATGGTTGAAGTCGAAAAAATTAG CCCTGTTCATGAAGTGAAAGCTGAAACACAG CCAGAAGCATTTGTGTCTAATGAAGAGAGTGAAAGCGAAGAAGAAATTCCCGGATGGCGTAAAGTCGAGGAACAGAGGCGAAAGCAAGAGAAGGAAGAGATCGAGAGAGCCAAGCTGGAGGAAAAATTGCGAATGGAGAGAGAGGCCATGGAGGAGGATAAAAAAGATCAAAGCGATTCAAGCGACGACGAGTTTGAAGCCAAAGTTCGCACAAAAGAGATTCGAAGGATTAATCCAAATCTTCTGGTTCAGTTCTTGACAGGCGACGAGAAAGAACCAGAAAAGCCAGCAAAGTTGGTGAAACTGAAAACCGAAGACGCTGGCGTCGAGTCGTCATCTAGTGACGAAagtgaagacgaagaagaagggGAAGAAATGGAAGAGCAGAGCCAGGAGCCTCGTCCTGTGGAAGACGAATATGAAGAGAAAGTCAAAAGCAGGCAGATAGGAAAGTTAAGGATTGATAACAGCCCTTTCTTTCAAGCGAGGGAAGATACCAGCGAAGTTTCCCAGGGCTCCAAAATTGTCCTACAAAAGGATCCTATAGTTCAGAAAGTAGCAGGCAGCGTTGCCGAGTCCGCTCCGCCGGCAGATTTTGACGTGAGGAGAGGTTATGCTAATGAG CCCGATATCGACTCAGGTGATGGTAGTTCGGAGGAAGAAAGCGACTCCGGTGATGACGTCCCAGAGTGGCGCAAGATCGAGGAAAAGAGAAGGAAACAAGAACAGGAAGAAATTGAACGAGCGAAGTTAGAAGAACAAAGGCGGCGAGAAAGAGAAGCGGTGGAATCAGAAAATGAAGATACGGAGCCACTTGACGATGAATTTGAAGCCAAAGTTCGAACGAAGGAGATCCGAAAGATCAATCCAAACGTGTTATTCCAGTTTATGGGCCAGGCGGGTGAGAAAGAAAACCCGTCTAGCTTCAAGAGGGAAGAAAAGGAAGCAGTTGAAGTTGTGCAAGTGAAAGATGAAACTACGTCGTCCAGTGAAGAAAGCGATGCTGATGATGACAAGGAGAAAGCTGTTGCTGGTGAAGAAGATGTATATGAAACAAAGGTGAAAAGTGGACAAGTTAGGAAGTTGGTGCTAAATAATAGTCCTTTCTACCAAATGACAACTAAGGAAGAACCACAAATGATAGACAGACGCTTTGAAGCGAAAATTAAAATTCCGGAACCAATTGTCCAAGAAGAAGCACTTGTTCAAGTCGTGGATGACAAAGTTGTGGAGTCTGAACCCGATATTTTGTTCCAGGAACCACAAGAAGGAGGTGAGTACGAAGTAAAAGTCAAGTCGAGGGCAGTGAGGAAGTTGAGTGAAGATCAATTCGGTTTCCTTCGGAAGCAAGAAGAGGACGAGCGGCGAAAGTCTTTGGAGAAAGAAAGATTGAAAGCTGAGCGAGAAGAACGCGAAATGCTAAGAAAAGAGGAGGAGCGAAGAAGGCGATTGGAAGCTGAAGCTCGTgctaaagaagaagaaaagatcCTTAAAGAGGAGGAGCTAAAGAGACAGAAGCAAAAGGAAAAGGATCGAAAGGAAGAGGAGAGGAAACGGAAGATTGAAGAGGCTGAAAGGGTACGACGGGAGGAGGAAGAGAGAGTACgtcgagaagaagaagaagaacagatGCGATTGGAAGAAATGCGTCGTCAAAAACTAGAGGCAAAGAAAAAATTCGAGTCTGGTGTATTCGATGAAGTTTCTGTAAACCACACAGAGAAAGATATATATAGTGTGAGGCGACTAGATTCTAACATATTCCTGCAATTTCAAAAGACCTCGTCTGAAGAACCAAAGCAGAAATCGAAGGGAAAAAGTAAGGAGAAGAAGGAGAACAAAATACCGGAACCTGAAACAGAAACTGTAGTGGTGACTTCTGTTGACCTCATTGAGACCAGTCCTTATGACGAACGTTTTGACATAGGTCCCTCGGAAGACTTGGAGTAcgaagaaaaacgaaaaaaggtTGGCAAGCTTGACAAGGATTGGTTTATGAAACAGCAGGAAAGGCAAGCAGAGGAACAACACCTGCGGACAAGAGAACTAGAAGAACAAAGGTtgcgagaagagaaaaatgaAATGCTGAGGGTCAAACAAGAGAAAAGCCATGGGGAAGGACATGAACCCAACTCTGAAGCTCTTGAAAAAAGTGGCTCTGagaaaacaaggaacaaacTTAGTAATGATAATTTCGGTCGCGGTGAGAAAGatgaaaaagtggaaaaaaagaaatcaagaaaaaagaaagacaaatcgaagaaagaaaaaaagagtaaGTCAAAGAGCTCCGAAGATGGTAGTGATTTTGTTCCCGTTCATCAAGATGAAGAGACGGCACATCTGAAAATGCGTTTGCAAAGAGAAAGAGACGAGTCAGAACTTCTTCGCCAGGAAGAAGAGAGACGTCAGTTGGCGATAGAAGAGGAGCAGTACACGGACGATAAACCCAAGAGTGTTGGAAAGTTAAATCAGCAACAGTTCTTGATGTTTCAACAGAAGCCACCTAcctttaaagaaagcaaaaaatccGAGAATGTTGAAGAGATTGTACAAGTCCAAAGTCATAGCAATGTGGAGAGCGCTCCCGTTAACATTGACGAGGCTTTGGAAAAAGAAGACGCTGAATATGAGCTGAAGATAAACAAAGGGAAGAAGCTTGATGTTGACAAATACCTCAGCTGGAGATCACAGGAGGCCCTTGAAGGAGAAAAACGTAAAAAGAAACTAGCAGAAGAGAGAGTGCGTCAAGAACAGGAAGAATTGGCTAAGTTGAGAGCCGAAGAGAAAAAGCGCCTTATGAAAAAACAAGAGCCAGTAGATGAAGAGTACGATGACGAAGATATTGGTGACCACCAAAAATTAGAACTTGATTTAGAGAGACCTGAAGAAGATAAAGCAGACAAAAGAGTGAGTGTTGGCCGCTTGCCGGATCactttcgttcaactttcgaaGGAGATACAAGTAAAAAAGATAAATCAGGCTCCCGTCGGAAATCCGATAAAAACAAAGATTCCAAATCACAGCAAAGTGATTCGCAGTCAAAGAGCTCTCGAAGTTCCTCTTACGACAGCCTCTCGTATGCATGTCACGATAGAGACCTTAATGGCGCTGTCAGTCCGAGGGAGAATGAACCTCTGGAGGAGACATCCACGGACAG GAGCGATTCAAACAAGGATGCACAGCTCAAAGATCGACCAATCGAG TCTTCTGCCACAGAGGAAAAGCCAGTCCCCAAGAAACTCGGTTTAACCATGTTCGCTGCGTTTGAAAAGAGCGACCTTACGTCGGACGTCAAGCTACGCCGtgcaaaaagcgaaaaaaaagtCAGGCCAAAGAGTGTTGGCAATGTGGATCTGCTTTTGTGGAAAGATGATGGAATCATTCCCTCTTCATCCGGGTCGTCGAAAAAGGAGAAGAAGACAGGAAGCTTGCCAAGACCCAAGAGCATTGCATTCTAG